The Festucalex cinctus isolate MCC-2025b chromosome 16, RoL_Fcin_1.0, whole genome shotgun sequence sequence caacaacaaataaatgaatcGCACTTTGGCCAACTGGGGCAgtataacacaaacatttggatGTGCGTCCATTTCTCATTCCTGAGCAAACCACACAAATAGTCATTCTTCACAGGGGATAAAGAACATATGCCCGTGAATATTGTTCAACCAACTAACCGATTTTGATCATTCAGAGAACTATTTTAACGTAAAATTGTCCAACTCTTCGGGATTTCAGCCTCTTAGCACTAAATACTCTCCGATTGGAAGCAGACTGATTTTCTTTATATTGAATCTAAATAGAACAAATgcacatgttttattttgaaaatcacattgatcaacatttttgccaattttgacAGACGTGACGGGCCAAACAAGTACCAGAATCATAATAAAATGTTTGTGAATAAAGGGACggaaattaaactttttttttttttttttatccgattaCAGATaacaaattttttattattaaaataattatttgcacAGATAGCAAGTTAGCAacttgaaaaatacaaatgacatcattgatttgtcaaaaatatacattagCGCCTCagtgtcaacaaaaaaaaaaaaagttctgttcTTCTGAAAGTTTCACTCCAGAAAATCCCGTGATTGGGTTTCATTCTGCTCTTAAATCACAATTCTAactgtatacacacacacacgtctgtGTAAGTCATGTGACCAAAGCTGTGTGTCATGTGACTTGCGGACAGGGTCAAGCCGACTGCAGTACCGACCATCACTTCGGGGGGGCGCTGTTCACAGACTACCATTTCTACTTCTACCGCCGCTGCAGCAACTGAGctgacaccacttttttttttgtcttaaaaatgtgattgaataaaataaataaagtgtatattaaaaatgtaaataaaactaTTGAAAGTCCAAACGAGGCTTCGGTATCGCTCACGACATCATCACGTCCCTCAGGACGGACGAGTGGACGCCTGCAGCCCGCAGACTTTGTTGCAGTCGTTGCGCGGTGGCGTTCTTCCCTTGCGAGCGTCGCCATAGCAACAGTGCGGCCAGCGCGGCGTCGCGGCAACACAGGGCGTGGTCGGCGCGGCAACGGAACAGGGCGGCCGAAGACACGCCCAGGTCCATCGCGACCGACTCCCACTCGCCGCCCAGGACGGACGCCAGACGCGAAAGCTGACGCTCGGAAGGGACTTGCTGGGCCGCCGCGTCCGGAAGGACGCACGCGTCGTCTgacacaaaagcaaaacaataacaaagtcAATCgagggacactttttttttttccccttcatttcCTCATCCCACTTCATTTATTGTCAATAGGAACAATGTAAACATTGTTAAAATGAGTTAGAGACTGTTTGAGTTTATGCctacatttaaatttttttttatttatttatgaaaataaTTGGTCAATTCATGAGAATGACATAAGCAATTTTAAATGAACATTTAttctttgcatttttgtttttagacaaAATTACATTATTAACTGTTTGAATCATTAGAATTACataatcaaaaatgtttttagttatAAAGTTATGATAATAATATGTAAATAAGTTTACCCAGCCAGCTATATACTTTGTCAAAACATTTCACCATAAATGTCATATTTGAACGCTTTCACAAAGGATAATTTGAAAACTAGTGACGTCATGGACTTGTGCTTTTCTCACATAAACGATTAAAACTCTTATTTGATGTTCTAGTTCCTATTTCTACACAGACAATTCTGACTAAATGATTACaacagtcttaaaaaaaattgtacgagTTACAACATTTAAAGTTTGGTTACaaattttttccactttgacgtcagagccattaaaaaaaaaaaaaaaaaaagactgcagtcTTATCGTAATAATTAAGTTATATGTTGTCATCTTTCTATACTTTTAAACAcgcttttaaaataaataaaatacatgtaacAAATTTTCGAAAAGACAGTAAAATTGTGATGACGTCATACCTGTAGTCGACGACCTTCCCCGGTAACTCGTCGGAGCCTCATGCGGTAAGGTGCCAGTCCCAGTCCCAGTCCCGGTCCCGGTCCCAGTCCCAGTCCCAGTCCCAGTCCCAGTCCCGGTCCGGACGTCGAGCTCTTGCTGCAGTCGCTCTCGGAGCCACGCGAAGTCGTCGAGAGCTCGGAGGAAGCACGCGAAGGCTTCCGGACCGCGCTTCGGGAGCACGTCCAGTAGTTTGAGGCACCTCTTCCGGTCGGTGCTCTCCGCTAAAATATCTTCCACCTGCGCGGCAGTCAGGATGTCCTCCTGATACAAGAAGGGCAGAACGCCGTCCGACACCAGCAGCTGCTCGGATAAATCCAGGCGCATCTTTCGCAGAACTTCTTTGTGGACGGGATCCATGCCGACGCTGTTACTTCCGCATTTGTGccttttgtttgtgtgtccGACGAGAAACAGAGGCAGAACTAATGCATTTCCCACGGCAGTCACGTTGAGGACTTGCGTTCAAACCAAAAGCATTCATTAAGCAATTTTAATGAGCTAAAtacaaaaaagaataaataaataaataaaataaataaatgaatgtctTTATACTCACAGACGTATAGTGAAAAATATGTGGTATAAAATTGGGTATTAGGAatagaccttttttttattatatttttataaaatcACTAGCTAAGTGAAATCCCATTTACCATTTAttgtataatataaaaaaatacaattctttaGTTGTTCAATAAATATGCTTCAGACATTTCAACTAAATGAAGAGTTGTCTTTTCCCTTTTATTGGCCAATAATAATCAGTATCGGCCAtgggaaaccaaaaaaaaataaataaataaataaaaaaataaataaaaactaccagTCTCAATTAGATAAGTATGATTGAAAAATCCAAGATACCATGAGACCGTGAAATGGTGATGAACAACTGCATGCTGTT is a genomic window containing:
- the cradd gene encoding death domain-containing protein CRADD → MDPVHKEVLRKMRLDLSEQLLVSDGVLPFLYQEDILTAAQVEDILAESTDRKRCLKLLDVLPKRGPEAFACFLRALDDFAWLRERLQQELDVRTGTGTGTGTGTGTGTGTGTGTGTLPHEAPTSYRGRSSTTDDACVLPDAAAQQVPSERQLSRLASVLGGEWESVAMDLGVSSAALFRCRADHALCCRDAALAALLLWRRSQGKNATAQRLQQSLRAAGVHSSVLRDVMMS